The following coding sequences lie in one Halomonas sp. 'Soap Lake #6' genomic window:
- the mnhG gene encoding monovalent cation/H(+) antiporter subunit G — MIEFVKGTLLIAGSLFMLLAAIGLLRLPDLLTRMHATTKAAALGVILIMLAAAMHFAEVGVVARSFAIIVFILMTAPVAAHVIGRAAYFVGSRLWSGTVKDELRPNYDPLTHELKSGLETHENAKRQPRNTDPS, encoded by the coding sequence ATGATTGAGTTTGTTAAAGGTACGCTGCTTATAGCGGGGTCGCTCTTCATGCTGTTAGCGGCTATTGGTCTGCTACGTTTGCCGGACCTATTGACCCGTATGCATGCCACCACCAAGGCCGCGGCACTTGGGGTGATTTTGATTATGTTGGCGGCGGCCATGCACTTTGCCGAGGTGGGAGTGGTTGCTCGCTCATTTGCCATCATTGTCTTTATTTTGATGACAGCACCGGTAGCCGCTCACGTAATTGGCCGGGCAGCCTACTTTGTTGGCTCACGGCTATGGAGTGGAACAGTTAAGGATGAGTTGCGTCCTAACTATGACCCGTTAACCCATGAGCTGAAAAGCGGTCTTGAAACCCACGAAAATGCCAAACGGCAACCGCGTAATACAGACCCTAGTTAA
- a CDS encoding monovalent cation/H+ antiporter complex subunit F yields MDTVILISQVIMGLALVLTFVRVVRGPSLPDRVVALELFSTTVVGLVGVYAIQSGVASFLDAAIVIALMGFLAAIGFARFLERGGPRDD; encoded by the coding sequence ATGGATACCGTTATTTTAATTAGCCAAGTCATTATGGGCTTGGCACTAGTGCTAACGTTTGTACGGGTTGTGCGAGGCCCTAGCCTTCCAGACCGCGTTGTAGCGCTAGAGTTATTCTCAACAACCGTTGTTGGCTTGGTTGGGGTATACGCCATTCAGTCTGGTGTGGCGAGCTTTCTTGATGCAGCGATTGTGATTGCATTAATGGGCTTTCTGGCGGCTATTGGCTTTGCACGCTTTTTGGAACGCGGAGGGCCAAGGGATGATTGA
- a CDS encoding Na+/H+ antiporter subunit E encodes MTGAIWNLLLGLAWVLLSGDFSGLNLLVGMIFGYIALVLIEPQVASLKGYPVRVPRIIGFLCFFIKELIQANLRVAFDVLTPPWHMQPGVIALPLSARTEMEITMVANLISLTPGTLSLDVSDDRKVLYIHAMFLDDEDELRRNLKDMERRALELFR; translated from the coding sequence ATGACCGGTGCGATTTGGAACCTTCTGCTGGGCTTAGCCTGGGTGCTGCTGAGCGGTGATTTTTCGGGGCTAAACCTATTAGTAGGCATGATCTTTGGGTACATTGCGTTAGTGCTTATTGAGCCTCAGGTCGCTTCTCTTAAAGGCTATCCTGTAAGAGTGCCACGCATTATTGGCTTCCTATGTTTTTTTATCAAAGAGCTGATACAAGCCAATCTACGTGTTGCATTCGACGTGTTAACGCCTCCCTGGCACATGCAGCCCGGCGTCATTGCGCTGCCGCTTTCTGCTCGCACTGAGATGGAAATTACCATGGTGGCCAATCTGATCTCGCTAACGCCAGGAACGCTAAGCCTTGATGTTTCCGATGACCGCAAAGTGCTCTATATCCATGCGATGTTCTTGGATGACGAAGATGAATTACGGCGCAACCTGAAGGATATGGAGCGCCGAGCACTGGAGTTATTTCGTTAA
- a CDS encoding Na+/H+ antiporter subunit D: protein MRPEVALPVLLPLLSGAISLLFWRSRPMQRFIAVAGNVALLLVSLWLFFAVLSDGYVTMQMGSWPAPFGITLIADMLSAVMILMTGIIGLAMGIYSLASTGRGHEKFGYYPLMHLLLAGVAGAFLTGDIFNLYVWFEVMLVASFALLILGGERAQMEGAIKYVTLNLLASVIFLTAIGLLYGTVGTLNMADIALRLNEAEHSGMVEVLAVMFMVAFGIKAAAFPLFFWLPASYHTPPVAVSALFAGLLTKVGVYSLFRVFTLMFDQTMGYLQDIMLWGAVLTMVTGVLGAAAQYEFRRILSFHIVSQIGYMILGLALYTPLAIAGGVFAIVHNIVVKTNLFLISGITHRLQGTYQLKKMGGLYRERPWLAIAFFISAFSLAGIPPLSGFFAKFVLVRAGLEAEAYVATGIALAVGFMTLYSMVKIWNEVFWKALPEDNHVPPSQTPVGDDGRLLKPSLWMMYLPVIVLAVMSLLIGVFAEPIMLVMNLIGDQLMTPTDYIEAVLGASASAESALITPDAQDNLVGESVEETP, encoded by the coding sequence GTGAGGCCTGAAGTTGCACTTCCCGTTCTGTTGCCACTGCTGTCTGGAGCAATTTCACTGCTTTTTTGGCGCTCACGCCCCATGCAGCGCTTTATTGCAGTGGCTGGTAACGTAGCGCTGCTGCTGGTTAGCTTATGGCTATTTTTCGCGGTGCTGTCTGATGGCTACGTCACCATGCAAATGGGGAGTTGGCCTGCGCCCTTTGGCATCACGCTGATCGCGGATATGCTGAGTGCAGTCATGATCCTGATGACCGGCATTATTGGCTTGGCGATGGGGATTTATTCGCTGGCTTCGACCGGTCGCGGGCATGAAAAGTTTGGCTACTATCCTCTGATGCATCTTTTACTGGCAGGGGTGGCTGGCGCATTCTTAACAGGCGATATCTTTAACCTCTACGTTTGGTTTGAAGTGATGCTCGTTGCCTCGTTTGCGCTGCTGATTTTGGGTGGCGAACGAGCGCAGATGGAAGGTGCCATTAAGTACGTGACCCTAAACCTTTTGGCATCGGTTATTTTTCTAACCGCCATCGGTTTGCTATACGGCACGGTAGGCACGCTCAATATGGCTGATATCGCGCTGCGCCTGAACGAAGCTGAGCACAGCGGCATGGTGGAAGTGCTGGCCGTGATGTTTATGGTGGCTTTTGGTATTAAAGCCGCCGCTTTCCCGCTGTTTTTCTGGTTGCCAGCTTCTTATCACACACCGCCAGTAGCAGTGTCGGCTTTATTTGCTGGTTTGTTAACAAAAGTAGGTGTTTACTCACTGTTCCGTGTGTTTACGCTGATGTTTGATCAAACCATGGGTTACCTTCAAGACATTATGCTCTGGGGGGCTGTGCTCACCATGGTCACGGGAGTACTCGGTGCCGCCGCGCAGTATGAGTTTAGGCGCATCCTCTCCTTTCACATTGTTAGCCAGATCGGCTACATGATCCTTGGGCTTGCACTTTACACCCCATTGGCGATAGCTGGTGGTGTGTTTGCCATCGTGCATAACATTGTCGTGAAGACGAACCTATTCTTGATTAGCGGTATTACACACCGTCTGCAGGGAACCTATCAGCTTAAAAAGATGGGTGGGCTATATCGTGAGCGTCCCTGGTTGGCCATTGCTTTCTTTATTTCCGCATTCTCGCTGGCAGGCATTCCTCCGCTTTCCGGCTTCTTTGCCAAGTTTGTACTGGTGCGCGCTGGTTTGGAGGCAGAGGCTTATGTGGCGACCGGCATTGCGCTAGCAGTAGGCTTTATGACGCTCTACTCAATGGTGAAAATCTGGAACGAAGTATTTTGGAAGGCACTACCAGAAGATAACCATGTGCCGCCGTCACAAACGCCGGTAGGCGATGATGGAAGGCTTTTAAAACCCAGCCTGTGGATGATGTACCTGCCTGTGATAGTGCTGGCTGTAATGTCGTTGCTGATAGGCGTGTTTGCGGAACCCATTATGCTGGTAATGAACCTTATCGGTGATCAGTTGATGACGCCGACTGACTATATTGAAGCGGTTTTGGGGGCTTCTGCTAGCGCTGAGTCGGCATTAATAACGCCTGATGCTCAGGATAATTTGGTGGGCGAGAGCGTGGAGGAGACACCATGA
- a CDS encoding Na+/H+ antiporter subunit C — MEPLMALAIGLLYAAAIFMMLRRSIVKLVIGLLLLSNAANLLIFTTAGMTRGAPPLIPEGMLQPVGEVADPLPQAVVLTAIVIAFGVLAFAVVLIRRAYEIVKADDLDKMKDTDT, encoded by the coding sequence ATGGAACCGCTAATGGCATTGGCGATTGGGCTACTGTATGCCGCCGCCATTTTTATGATGCTTCGTCGCTCAATTGTAAAGTTGGTGATTGGCTTATTGTTACTCTCTAACGCGGCCAATTTGCTTATTTTTACAACCGCAGGAATGACTCGGGGTGCGCCACCCCTAATACCTGAGGGCATGCTGCAGCCTGTGGGTGAGGTGGCTGACCCGCTGCCCCAGGCTGTTGTACTGACAGCAATTGTTATCGCCTTTGGGGTGCTCGCTTTTGCTGTGGTGTTGATTCGCCGCGCTTATGAAATTGTTAAGGCAGATGATTTGGACAAGATGAAGGATACTGACACGTGA
- a CDS encoding Na+/H+ antiporter subunit B — MVKSGTIILNTAARFLMPLQLMFSVFLLLRGHDEPGGGFIAGLVAAGAFTLYLFAFGVSATKEVLRMLDPRDLIGVGLLLGMISVVPAWFMGQPFLTAQWWTIPVIDFKASTPLIFDVGVYLAVLGSVMGMVMALMEVDKDEP; from the coding sequence ATGGTTAAGTCAGGCACCATTATTCTCAATACGGCAGCACGTTTTTTAATGCCGTTGCAGCTGATGTTTTCGGTCTTTTTATTGCTGCGTGGGCACGATGAGCCCGGTGGGGGCTTTATTGCAGGGCTAGTGGCCGCAGGTGCGTTCACGCTTTATCTGTTTGCATTTGGCGTAAGTGCTACTAAAGAAGTTCTACGCATGCTGGACCCTCGCGATTTGATTGGTGTGGGGTTACTGCTTGGCATGATATCGGTTGTGCCTGCGTGGTTTATGGGGCAGCCATTTCTAACCGCTCAGTGGTGGACTATCCCCGTTATCGATTTTAAAGCCTCCACCCCGCTTATTTTTGACGTAGGCGTGTACCTGGCGGTGCTTGGCTCGGTAATGGGCATGGTCATGGCCTTGATGGAGGTGGATAAGGATGAACCTTAA
- a CDS encoding putative monovalent cation/H+ antiporter subunit A: MQLAVLMGFVLAASSPLLNRWFGHRASTVLALYPAMMAAWLISQAPSVLNDGPLLLEWQWVPSLGISLTFMLDGLSLLFGLLITVIGSCVLIYAGGYLKGHVDIARFHIALLAFMVSMLGLVLADGLLTLFVFWELTSITSYLLIGFNHTDIEARKSARQGLFVTVAGGLALMAGLVLLGVASGSWSLAEIGQMESDLREHALYTPMLICLLLGAFTKSAQFPFHFWLPNAMAAPTPVSAYLHSATMVKAGIYLLARLQPELGGTALWVGILSVVGATTMLTGAFLAIQHTNIKKLLAYSTIMALGTLTMLVGIGTDYAMTAFVTFLLGHSMYKGALFMVAGILDHETGTKDVTAMGGLRQQMPVTAAIALIAALSLAGVPPLFGFIGKELMLEAVFGADGFRALLILFAFVSAILTIAVAAIIALRPFYGHRHETPKTPHEAPFSMLLGPGLLVVGSLSLGLLPAMLGGDALLTAAATAVSGQPLAVSLSLWHGINAALITSVVSLGLGFLLFKRWDSVRAKLSVLAPVMRHGPEAGYEGLMNGVVRFSEWQTHLLQNGYMRNYILVMLLVLIALISNSILLRHSPQIAFVLDIRFHEIIVVGTMVMGALFATISRSRLGAVVSVGIMGFSIALIFILFSAPDLGITQLLVETLTVILLVLVLFRLPRFSSLSTSLERIRDGVVAAMMGVLVFLLIMTAWSIDQFETISAYMVENSAPLAHGRNIVNVILVDYRALDTLGEMFVLALAAIGVIAMLKLRHDNGGDSKTNDGEKNSVKEPYDG, encoded by the coding sequence ATGCAACTCGCCGTATTAATGGGATTTGTGCTGGCCGCGTCGTCACCATTGCTTAACCGTTGGTTTGGCCATCGGGCAAGCACGGTGCTGGCGCTATACCCAGCCATGATGGCTGCTTGGCTAATCAGCCAGGCTCCTTCTGTACTTAATGACGGCCCGTTGCTACTGGAATGGCAGTGGGTGCCCTCGTTAGGCATTAGCCTGACGTTTATGCTAGATGGGTTGTCGCTGCTCTTTGGCCTACTAATAACCGTCATTGGCAGCTGTGTGCTGATTTACGCAGGGGGCTATTTAAAAGGGCATGTGGATATTGCGCGTTTCCACATAGCGTTGTTGGCCTTCATGGTTTCAATGCTGGGTCTGGTACTGGCCGATGGGCTGCTCACACTGTTTGTGTTTTGGGAGCTCACCAGTATTACTTCCTACCTGCTGATCGGTTTTAACCACACCGATATTGAGGCGCGTAAATCCGCCCGTCAGGGACTGTTTGTCACGGTAGCGGGTGGGCTTGCCCTTATGGCAGGTTTAGTGTTGCTTGGTGTGGCTAGTGGCAGTTGGTCGCTTGCAGAGATTGGCCAGATGGAGAGTGACCTACGTGAACATGCTCTCTATACACCGATGTTGATTTGCTTACTGCTTGGCGCATTTACTAAGTCAGCCCAATTTCCATTTCATTTCTGGTTGCCCAACGCTATGGCAGCCCCCACCCCCGTTTCGGCCTATCTACACTCTGCCACCATGGTTAAAGCAGGCATCTACCTGCTGGCGCGTTTGCAACCTGAGTTAGGCGGTACGGCGTTATGGGTGGGTATTCTCTCTGTCGTTGGCGCAACCACTATGTTGACGGGCGCTTTTTTAGCGATCCAACACACCAATATCAAGAAATTATTGGCTTACTCTACCATTATGGCGTTGGGCACCTTAACCATGCTGGTGGGGATTGGCACTGACTATGCAATGACAGCCTTCGTCACTTTCTTACTTGGTCACTCCATGTATAAAGGTGCGCTCTTTATGGTGGCCGGTATTTTGGATCATGAGACAGGCACCAAAGATGTAACGGCTATGGGTGGGTTACGCCAGCAGATGCCGGTGACTGCGGCTATTGCCCTGATAGCGGCGCTTTCACTGGCTGGCGTGCCGCCGCTCTTTGGGTTTATCGGTAAAGAGTTGATGCTTGAGGCAGTGTTCGGTGCTGATGGCTTCAGAGCCCTATTGATACTGTTTGCATTTGTATCTGCCATCCTGACTATTGCAGTAGCGGCAATTATTGCTCTCAGGCCATTTTATGGTCACCGCCATGAAACACCAAAGACTCCCCATGAGGCGCCCTTTAGCATGTTGTTAGGGCCCGGCTTGCTGGTGGTTGGCTCGCTATCTTTGGGCCTGCTCCCTGCGATGTTGGGGGGGGATGCTCTATTAACTGCCGCCGCCACTGCGGTGTCTGGGCAGCCGCTTGCGGTTTCACTTTCGCTCTGGCATGGCATTAATGCCGCGTTAATCACGTCGGTGGTGAGTCTTGGGTTGGGCTTTTTACTGTTTAAGCGCTGGGATAGCGTTCGCGCAAAACTTTCAGTATTGGCACCGGTGATGCGCCATGGGCCTGAGGCTGGTTACGAAGGCTTAATGAATGGAGTTGTACGTTTCTCTGAGTGGCAAACACATTTGCTGCAAAACGGCTACATGCGCAACTATATTCTCGTTATGCTGCTGGTGCTTATTGCGTTAATCAGTAACTCAATTCTACTTCGTCATTCGCCTCAGATAGCGTTTGTATTAGATATTCGCTTTCACGAAATCATTGTCGTGGGCACTATGGTGATGGGGGCACTATTTGCCACGATTTCTCGCTCGCGGCTAGGTGCGGTGGTTTCCGTCGGCATTATGGGTTTCTCTATCGCACTGATATTTATCCTCTTTAGCGCTCCTGACCTGGGGATTACCCAGCTGTTAGTAGAAACGCTTACCGTTATCCTGTTGGTGTTGGTGCTCTTCCGTTTACCGCGTTTCTCTAGTCTTTCAACCAGTCTTGAACGCATTCGAGATGGCGTCGTAGCGGCCATGATGGGGGTGTTGGTTTTCCTATTAATCATGACGGCATGGAGTATTGATCAGTTTGAAACTATTTCAGCTTACATGGTGGAAAACAGTGCACCGCTTGCACACGGCCGCAACATCGTAAATGTCATTCTGGTGGATTACCGTGCGCTCGATACGCTGGGTGAAATGTTTGTACTCGCCCTGGCAGCCATTGGGGTAATCGCCATGCTGAAACTACGCCATGACAATGGCGGTGACAGCAAGACCAATGATGGCGAAAAAAATAGTGTTAAGGAGCCGTACGATGGTTAA
- a CDS encoding monovalent cation/H+ antiporter subunit A encodes MPLLWIPLLTLVGTLVPLLTASRGRLICTIATTAVPVTALALLLSHLPTLLSGGTVSQQLSWIPLLGLDLALRVDGLTLLFALLILGIGSLIIIYAGYYLASSENDARFFSYMMLFMTAMLGIVMADNLLLLWLFWELTSIASFLLIGFWGHRSDARRGARMALTVTGAGGLALLAGILLIGHEVGSFALPDVLAAGDQLRQASTYPVIMILVLLGAFTKSAQFPFHFWLPHAMAAPTPVSAYLHSATMVKAGIFLLARLHPALGDTSLWAVSLTLVGLATLVYGAWFALLERDLKGILAFSTISHLGLVVLLLGLDTPLAIVAALFHILNHALFKATLFMSAGIIDHETGTRDIRRLGGLWSLMPITGTLTLMAGAAMAGFPPFNGFLSKEMLLTKALASELFGGLGSVIPLLVLAGATLSVAYSLRLVYCVFFAAAPQASSPEPHPPHDPPKGMYLPGLTLACLCLLVGLFPMTLAAPLVSAASIAVQGDNAPLFVFALWHGINLPLLMSLVAILGGIILLWRHKNISSLAALLPAFHAPVMFEKAITRLIKAALWVTLRLENGSLQRYQALLLLAALGMTALGLSQLDTLTGSAGMQPIDGLTLLGAGVIMLGAIGSALAHRWRLVSLLMLSMVGLTVSLTFIRFSAPDLAMTQLSVEVASMILLILALFFLPQRPPRWVSSRRILRDVLLAGSLGLVIAGLNYALLTREALSISDYFLANSVPGGGGTNVVNVILVDFRGFDTLGEITVLTLAGLATYKLLNRLRLFKPSGNLEGIRWSRHRYPMILEVVAQIILPLALLVSVYIFLRGHNQPGGGFIAGLITAIALLLQYIARGYEWTSLRLPISYPVISVLGLVVAVFTGLGSWLFGYPFLTSSFGYFDIPLIGKTELATALLFDLGVYLAVVGATLMILVNLGSVTTAHRPTLKTTEQTASKEGNK; translated from the coding sequence ATGCCGCTGCTATGGATACCACTGTTAACCCTGGTTGGCACATTAGTGCCTTTACTCACTGCCTCCCGCGGACGCCTCATCTGCACTATCGCAACGACGGCTGTTCCTGTTACTGCACTCGCCCTACTACTAAGCCACCTACCAACGCTGCTTAGCGGCGGCACTGTATCACAGCAGTTGAGCTGGATACCGCTACTAGGGCTAGATCTGGCATTAAGAGTTGACGGCCTAACCTTACTGTTCGCGCTGCTCATCTTGGGCATTGGAAGCCTGATTATTATTTACGCAGGCTACTATCTGGCCAGCAGCGAGAATGATGCACGCTTTTTTTCCTACATGATGCTGTTCATGACTGCCATGCTTGGCATCGTCATGGCCGACAACTTACTGCTGCTGTGGCTATTTTGGGAACTCACTAGCATCGCCTCCTTTTTGCTGATTGGTTTTTGGGGGCATCGCAGCGACGCACGACGCGGGGCGCGCATGGCGCTAACCGTCACCGGCGCCGGTGGTTTAGCACTACTCGCAGGCATTCTGCTAATTGGCCACGAAGTCGGCAGTTTCGCGCTGCCTGATGTGCTAGCCGCAGGCGACCAGTTGCGTCAGGCATCAACTTATCCGGTCATCATGATATTGGTGTTACTGGGCGCCTTTACGAAGTCGGCCCAATTCCCCTTTCACTTTTGGTTGCCCCACGCGATGGCGGCACCGACCCCCGTATCGGCCTACTTGCACTCAGCCACCATGGTAAAAGCGGGTATTTTTCTACTCGCTCGACTGCACCCTGCGTTAGGTGACACATCCTTGTGGGCGGTCAGTCTAACACTAGTGGGCTTGGCAACTCTCGTTTACGGGGCCTGGTTTGCCTTATTAGAACGTGATTTAAAAGGTATTTTAGCCTTTTCAACAATTAGCCATCTGGGCTTGGTTGTACTGCTGCTTGGCTTAGATACACCCCTAGCTATTGTTGCGGCCCTGTTCCACATTCTTAATCACGCCCTGTTCAAAGCGACTCTGTTTATGAGTGCTGGCATCATTGACCATGAAACGGGTACCCGAGACATACGACGACTGGGGGGATTATGGTCGCTCATGCCTATTACCGGCACATTAACCCTAATGGCTGGTGCCGCTATGGCAGGGTTCCCACCATTCAATGGTTTCTTGTCCAAAGAGATGCTGCTTACCAAAGCACTAGCAAGTGAATTATTTGGTGGCCTGGGAAGCGTTATTCCGTTGTTGGTATTGGCCGGTGCGACACTATCCGTAGCTTACTCGCTACGCTTGGTTTACTGCGTATTTTTTGCCGCAGCGCCACAAGCTAGTTCGCCCGAACCCCATCCCCCCCACGACCCACCGAAAGGCATGTACTTACCGGGCTTAACACTAGCGTGCCTATGCCTGCTTGTGGGCCTTTTCCCAATGACGTTAGCAGCTCCACTAGTGAGCGCGGCAAGCATAGCGGTACAAGGGGATAATGCCCCTCTTTTCGTTTTTGCACTCTGGCATGGCATTAACTTACCACTGCTAATGAGCTTGGTCGCCATTCTTGGCGGTATCATTTTATTATGGCGGCATAAAAACATCAGTAGCTTAGCCGCGCTACTACCCGCCTTTCATGCACCAGTTATGTTTGAAAAAGCCATTACACGTCTTATTAAAGCAGCACTGTGGGTGACACTACGTTTAGAAAATGGCTCTCTCCAGCGCTACCAGGCATTGCTGTTATTAGCCGCACTAGGCATGACTGCCCTTGGCTTAAGTCAGTTGGATACATTGACGGGTAGCGCTGGCATGCAGCCAATTGATGGGCTGACCCTACTAGGCGCTGGCGTCATTATGCTAGGCGCTATTGGCAGCGCATTGGCCCACCGCTGGCGGTTAGTCTCTCTACTTATGCTATCGATGGTAGGCCTGACCGTATCACTTACCTTTATTCGCTTTTCAGCACCCGATCTGGCGATGACGCAACTGTCCGTGGAAGTTGCCTCAATGATTTTGCTGATACTTGCCCTATTTTTCCTTCCCCAACGGCCGCCACGCTGGGTCTCATCACGGCGCATTTTACGTGATGTGCTATTAGCAGGCTCTCTGGGGCTGGTTATCGCGGGCTTAAACTACGCCCTGCTAACCCGTGAGGCATTAAGCATTTCAGACTATTTCCTTGCCAATAGCGTACCAGGAGGCGGTGGTACCAACGTCGTTAACGTCATACTGGTAGATTTCCGCGGATTTGATACGTTAGGTGAAATCACTGTACTTACCCTGGCAGGGCTAGCCACCTATAAACTGCTTAACCGCTTAAGGCTGTTTAAACCTTCCGGCAACCTGGAGGGTATACGCTGGTCGCGTCATCGCTACCCAATGATCCTTGAGGTGGTAGCCCAAATAATTCTGCCTCTGGCACTGCTTGTGTCGGTCTATATTTTCTTACGTGGTCACAACCAACCCGGTGGGGGCTTCATTGCAGGGCTAATTACCGCTATAGCACTGCTGCTACAGTACATCGCTCGTGGCTACGAGTGGACCAGCCTCCGCCTTCCTATCTCTTATCCAGTGATTTCAGTGTTAGGGCTTGTGGTTGCAGTCTTCACTGGCCTAGGCAGCTGGCTATTTGGCTACCCCTTCTTAACGTCGTCGTTTGGTTACTTTGATATTCCGCTAATAGGCAAAACCGAATTGGCTACCGCGCTATTGTTCGATTTAGGTGTATATCTTGCAGTGGTAGGCGCCACGCTGATGATTTTAGTAAATCTGGGTAGCGTTACAACGGCACACCGCCCCACGCTAAAAACAACAGAGCAAACGGCATCAAAAGAGGGCAATAAATAA
- a CDS encoding Na+/H+ antiporter subunit C, translating to MELLFSLVTGVLSASGIYLLLRGRTFSIIVGLALLSYAVNLFLFSTGGLHTHSAAVIGESAAPADPLPQALVLTAIVIGFAMTAFMVILAIRARAELGNDHVDGKQGEEGSTR from the coding sequence ATGGAGCTGCTTTTTTCTCTGGTGACAGGTGTATTAAGTGCTAGCGGTATTTATTTACTGCTCAGGGGGCGCACGTTCTCAATCATTGTGGGCCTTGCGTTGCTATCTTACGCCGTCAACCTATTTTTATTTTCAACAGGTGGCCTTCATACCCACTCAGCGGCGGTTATTGGTGAATCAGCTGCGCCTGCCGACCCTCTTCCCCAGGCACTGGTATTAACGGCAATCGTTATTGGCTTTGCCATGACCGCTTTTATGGTCATTCTAGCGATTCGGGCACGTGCCGAGCTGGGTAATGACCATGTTGATGGCAAGCAAGGCGAAGAAGGAAGTACCCGCTAA
- a CDS encoding monovalent cation/H+ antiporter subunit D: protein MSQHLLVFPILLPMLTALALLLMGQAPSQLQRRISIASTSLLVALSGVLLVHANSDVISVYNLGNWQAPYGIVLVLDRLSALMVALTAVLALGCILFASAGDDARGSNFHGIFQLQLLGLNGAFLTGDLFNLFVFFEILLLASYALLMHGGGKARIGAGLHYVVLNLVGSALFLIALGVLYGATGTLNMADMGYRITQLEEENAALVTAGALLLTVVFSLKAAILPLYFWLPSTYASAPAPVAALFAIMTKVGLYALLRVQTLIFSDSPAIVYIDTWLWWGGLATLLLAGIGALAARDLRTLVAYLVLVSVGTLMSGAGMGHISGTGALLYYLVHTTLIAGALFLLAELIGLQRGKAGTRLVRARKLQQSTLLGSMFLVGAVAMAGLPPLAGALGKLLLMQAADSFQRFWLWPLLLLAGLAAMIALSRAGSVFFWASYKGAPSGPRVNSLQLSGVTWLLVSAPLLVLFAGPVSHYTQATAEQLASPQHTIQTILPDVNATDFALRLEGDH, encoded by the coding sequence ATGAGTCAACATCTATTAGTTTTTCCTATTCTTTTGCCTATGCTAACAGCACTGGCTCTATTACTGATGGGACAGGCTCCCAGCCAGTTACAGCGGCGCATTAGTATCGCCTCAACCTCTCTCTTAGTTGCCCTTTCAGGCGTGCTGCTGGTTCATGCTAATAGCGATGTTATCAGCGTTTACAACCTAGGTAATTGGCAGGCGCCGTACGGAATTGTATTGGTGTTAGATCGCCTGTCGGCTCTTATGGTGGCGTTAACCGCGGTACTGGCCTTGGGTTGTATTCTGTTTGCCAGCGCAGGAGATGATGCTCGCGGCAGCAACTTTCACGGTATTTTCCAGCTACAGCTACTTGGCTTAAATGGCGCTTTCTTAACAGGAGATTTATTTAATCTCTTTGTATTTTTTGAAATTTTATTACTAGCCTCCTATGCCCTACTCATGCACGGAGGTGGCAAAGCGCGCATTGGCGCAGGCCTACACTATGTTGTGCTTAATCTAGTGGGCTCTGCGCTGTTCTTAATCGCCCTCGGCGTATTGTATGGCGCGACGGGCACCCTCAACATGGCAGACATGGGGTATCGAATTACTCAGTTGGAAGAGGAAAATGCCGCGCTTGTCACTGCAGGGGCATTGCTACTTACCGTCGTTTTCAGTTTAAAGGCTGCCATTTTACCTCTCTATTTCTGGCTACCGAGCACATACGCGTCAGCCCCTGCGCCCGTTGCAGCACTCTTCGCTATTATGACAAAAGTGGGCTTATACGCCCTGCTACGCGTTCAAACGCTGATATTTTCGGACAGCCCAGCCATTGTTTACATCGATACATGGCTTTGGTGGGGCGGCTTAGCAACCCTGTTGTTGGCCGGGATAGGTGCATTGGCAGCCCGTGACCTACGCACCTTAGTTGCGTATTTAGTGCTCGTGTCAGTTGGCACCCTGATGAGCGGAGCTGGCATGGGTCATATCTCAGGCACTGGGGCTCTACTTTACTACTTGGTACACACCACGCTTATTGCAGGGGCACTATTTTTGTTAGCGGAGCTAATTGGCTTACAACGCGGCAAAGCAGGTACTCGTTTAGTACGCGCACGTAAGCTACAGCAATCAACATTACTAGGTAGCATGTTCCTAGTTGGAGCCGTTGCCATGGCCGGTTTACCCCCACTAGCAGGGGCTCTGGGAAAACTATTACTCATGCAGGCCGCCGACTCTTTCCAACGCTTTTGGCTGTGGCCACTATTACTACTGGCCGGGCTAGCGGCCATGATTGCCCTGTCTCGTGCTGGCTCGGTATTTTTCTGGGCAAGCTACAAAGGCGCTCCTAGCGGGCCGCGAGTAAACAGTTTACAGCTGTCCGGTGTCACATGGTTACTTGTCAGCGCGCCCTTGCTTGTGCTGTTTGCAGGGCCTGTCAGCCATTACACACAGGCTACTGCTGAACAGCTTGCTTCACCACAGCACACTATCCAGACCATACTGCCCGATGTGAACGCGACTGATTTCGCGTTACGCCTAGAGGGAGACCACTAA